The segment TAATATATGTAAACTGAATAatcaatatattacaaaatgaaatctaaagaaaaagaatacctTTTGGTGATGAAACATTCAAGACTATGATGAATATTGAGGTATTAACTCTGTTCTGAAACTTGTGCAGAAGAAGACGTAACAGCTGTTAGTACATTGACATTTTCTGATGTCGAGGTAACATTTACTGGAGACTCTGAATTGGATTCTGTGACTATGGGGGCCATTGCAACCTGAATGCCATGAGCTTGGACATCAGTCAGTTGACTAATGTTAGCTACAACTGTTTGATACATGGACACAGGAATGGATACCATGCCGGACACAGGGaaagctaaaatatattaaaataataaacaaatgatgaacattttataaaaatgctacaaagcatgaaaaacaaaatttaattgtgatattaatctacattatattcttttaatagtcCAATTGGAATCTAAATATAGCCAAGAATGTtaacaaaaattccaaattttaaaaaactttcgtttttcttcaataatttaggaaattttgAGATAGAACCCATTTTTGTACCattctaaaaattcaattgtATTGAAATTAGTTAATGATATTGTAAAAAGCAaccatttaaatatgtattatactAAAAATCTTAAGTCGATACATAAAGttagaataatatttagatatgaaatttattattaaaacacatACGCAAAcataaaaagattcatttataaatataacattctCACAATTCTTGGTTAAAATGAAAGCAAGTTTAGagatgttcaaaatttaaaaccttGCAATCTCCCCACAATTATATGCAGGagcaaagaaaaacaaataatgaaaagaattatgcTGAAGAAGATGTAACTGCTGTTAGAACATAAACACATTATTATAACAGATTAAATAGCATAAAACAAcaatatgatgcaaaaattactgaaaatgctCCAAAAGGTAGATAATAGgatttagagctaccaaactgTATAATTCCTTTAAGAAATATgcccaaagaaattttttccaaaattttatttaaaagtaaattgatatgttcatatttttctccaataacagaggattttgcaatatattttttttttgtatcactaaaattttaaattctttttgacaatattgatattatttcaataaaattttttcactaaccaaatacttgttttaaactatttaaatgaattcatatgAAAACAAAgacaaattaaacataaaatataataacactaCAATATTTCACGccaggggtggcgaacctttatggatcaacgagccatttttttctaaagaaatgttcaatGATTTATAGACGTGGCGTCAAATACTTTTGACTTGCGAttgagaaaataacaaaattaaatactaacaactcaaaactctttctttactacaaaaaaatattttgcactgcatagtagtaaatgttttaattatgctTCTGTTGCAGATTAGATAAGATATAACTTAAATTAGGATTGTAAGGTTTACTTTTAGCAGCATGCATGCTGAAtgggagtcatctgccaaacggtttccaagcgagtctttaatgttattcatctctatAAATAATGACTCACAGACATAAGTacatgaaaatatggttaaaatagcatgagccagcttcttcacacagttaaatgtgtctggaattaattccatgtttccaaaatttcattactctcatttttacttatattgtttgttaatatttctatttcaacttttcttctcttctctttcaataaatttttaaatccatattgatctagactggaaatcaatgaGTTGCATTTCAAACTGATTTTCAATTCCCAAAAAATTGAATAGAGTTTAGTTTATCGAATGAGTACATAAGTACATTGAGGGGTACATAATAAACTCCCAATAATACTTTGAACTGTGAAAATCTCGCTGAAAATTTCTTCATTGAAGAAtgaattacggaaataaattcatcaataaCTTTTTCATCGTCTAGTTTCTCGtatacatcaaaatttgatatataatattgatatttttttcaagtttgtagTTTCTTGCaataatatcgtttctgaaaacatgcaatttagcaataaaaatgcaaatgagatCCATCACGATgacaattgttttatttgtgccttgaagttttatgttcaattcattgaaatgttggtatatgtctgtaaataatattaattttgaaagtcaCATAATATCCAACAACTGAAAGTATTGATCAATCTCCACCCCATCTTGCAGAAACAGTCCGATTTCTTTCAAGCAGTCAACAAACCTTTCAAGTACGTTCCCGCGGGTCAACCAgcgaatattattttatattagtaagtCATTATACACCGAGTTGACTTCACCAACAAACTTTCGTTTATTTACAATATGaagttgactatttttgtgactaacgccattacattatcaaaagACGTTAAACCACTCTTAGCATACAAGGCTTGTTAGTGAATAATGTACTGAAATTCTAGAATTGAATGTCCTACGtctatttgaaataaactaatgtaACCTTTTTTACTTGCCCACCATATTTGGTGCACCATCAGTTGTTACTGAAactattcttttcaaatcaatttctttcttcaGCATACAAATTTTCAACATCTTTATAAATATCCGTGCCCTTTGTAGTTGTTAACAATGATTgttattgcaattaattcttcCTTAATGATGTTTTCTACAAAATATCGAGCAAAAATAGCTAAATGTGCAGATTTAGTAACATCAGTACTTTCGTCAAGACATAGTGACATAAAAGGAGCGGAGTAAAGCCATGTGTTACATTTCCAGCCAGTTTTGAGattcttttattgtgtttcttGATAGAGGAATATCTTTGATACACTGAATTATCTTACCTTTATTATCAAAACCCTCAAAAGCTAACCAGGCTTCATTCAGAAATTCTCCCTCTTGAAAAGGCTTACTATGCCGATCAATGACATTTGCAGCCAAGTAATTTGCTGCGCATATGTGACAATTTTtgctaacatatttaatcattgacttcaattgtttatttttgtcttattattGCACTTGCAGGGAATGGGAATATGGAATGCACCACGACCGATTACTCGCGTTTGTTCGAATTACTTCatagtgaactttgttattttgaattaaaaggcaAACCGCTCCCCACCCCCTtccaatgcaaaataaaaatgaaaattttaagattcttttcaattttaagaagatCTGTTTCAAGCAACTGATCAATAAATAACTTTGCAGCAATGTATATCTTTTCATTGACTTTATATTTACTTCTGATAATTATCTGCtaaataattcatacaatttGAACCTAAAACAGTCCACACGGTTAGCACTTTTTAAAACCGATTATTTAAAGCTTTGCATTAATCAGCAatgttatatttagaaaaaaatatttaccactCTGAGTTCCATCTTCACCAGTGAGAATTATCTGGCCATCGGGATTAATTGTAGCTTCAGTCAAGGTAGCGACAGCTTGAGCTCCACCTTCTCCATTAAGATCAATGCTTATTGGAGTCACAGTTTGTCCATTGACTTGATGAGTTCCGGCTGTTAACTCGCCATCAGCATTAGAACTCAACacctaagaaataaaaatttattatgtccCAAAACCATATTTCTTAATTCCCTAGTGACTGTTGCTGCCATATTTTTGaacatgatttaataaaaaatttagcattaataCTAAGTTTTGTTGCACTTTCTAAATATCAATGTTATTTATATCTTTGATAATATCTTCTGATGTTTATCTTTCCAATAATGAGTTCTACGGcattattaaagttataattacagtACAGTTCCCAGGTATTTAATAtgagttttatgaaaaatatttttgaaaagaaataaactggCTCCAAAATCTTGATACTgattactacaaaaaaaatcaattaagagATGCAATATTCATCATGTTATAAAATGACTGCAAATTTATACATAATCAGATTGGTATTTCTTCCTTATATTAGTCATTATAATCAAGAAATGTAATCAAGCTATTCAGTAAATAATCCAGACATCAATTAAAATCAGCACTCTAGACTATATTCACATCACAGAAACACATTAAATCCCTTTTATATAACTAGTACTATTTCCTCATTCAAGAGttactataatatttcaaaaattaatacatattcaataatattaatttgatacatatactataaaatatgcagattaaatacagaaatgaaaataatagcaaTAGAAAATCTACATAAAATCGTCGTCTACATAATCTACTACTTCGtcttaatttttcatctcctGTAACAATCCAAATGATTGATTTCCCTCTCTAAATATTGCtcataaagtataaaaaagatttcaagaCAATTACACATTTATATTACAGTGCAATATCTCTTCAGGCTGAAAACTGTTTTGAAGTTCACAGATCTAAATGGTTGTATTACATTTCATGATGTAAACAGATATTTAAGTTGCCATTCACAATGTTTAAAGAGTAACGCAGAGTTTAACAACattattgatgttaaaaattctaaaacgcAATAGAATttctgacaataaaaaaaataagtcttGCACGATATAAGGATTTTGCTTACTTGGACCAATTAAATATAaacgaaatagaaatttttttaatagcaattctcgtgacagttaaatatttaatttttcattaacaaaaagtacaaaaataattcatcacCAGTAACCCAGGATATATCAGCTAGTATGTACTACATACAATAAAAACAGTAAAACAACAGTAGTAAAAAAACATAATTGGaaggtttttttctttatactgttTGAGTagaagtaattgaaaaatattttaatcaggtataaaatagcaaaatctgacaaaaaaaaaaaaaaaaaaaaaaaaaaaaacacttctcaTAATTACAGGATTCTTTTCATTACAAATCAATTTGCTACTTATAACCAGAGAATTTCACAAGCATTCTAAATGAgctatatatgtatttttctaacTGAATCAGAATATAGCAATTCCGTTCATCATAATCACTTGAGGTGTCAGGCTGTTTCATCATTTCCAGTTCAAATAATTTCACATATAACACTTTAAGCAGAAATAATTCGGAATCTTGCAATTTCGTGCATTAGAAGTGACATGAGGCGTCAGCATGTTTAATCATTTTCAGTACacacaaatgttaaaatattaatctattttaacCTTATAGGATATGCATACCAGTTAACTATGGTATACAGTGACCAGTAGTATGAGGAATTCATCCAATTTCTTTGCTTTTACCATTCTATTTAATGCAATGGTACTGCAAGCTGTATAATAAGATGTAACTGCAAGATTTAAACATGTTaggaaaaatatcatttcatatgcatgcatatatataccTGCATGTTTAAAATGCATGGATGTTGCCTGTTTTATAATGAtgcatagtttttaattttgaaaaataatttaaacaattttttattacaagaCAATTTGCCTTTTGGTTTAGATAATCATGAAAATGgagggggaagaaaaaaaaaaaaaaaccaacaaaataaaattctgctatCTTTTCCAACgttttttgaaattaactaaTTCCCAGCTAACTTGGATGGATGCTTCATTCCTAAAAATGTCAACATTCATGTAGAAGCATTGAAATAGCAAAAGGAAAACCTCTTTGATAACAGGAAGATATTCAAATTAGACTTAAGATAACGAATgtggcataaaaattaaaaagctctCATAATTGCAGGATTCTTTTCATTTGATATCAATTTGTTATTTGTAATCAcagagcattttaaattatttctagatCCATTTACTAACTGAATCAGAATATAGCAATTCTGTTCATCAGATTCACTTGAGGTGTCAGGCTATTTCATCATTTTCAGTTCAAATAATTTCACATACAACTCTTTGGgcagaaataattcttaaacGAAACAGAATCTTGCAATTTTGTACATTAGAAATTGCATAAGGTGTCGGTATGTTTCAGCACGAAAACAtacgtaaaaatattaatttattttaaccttaaGGCATATGCATATTTGAGAATTATATACACCATACTGTTGGCACACTGACAAACAATATAAAAGATTCATTCATTTCCTTGCATTTGTCATTCCAAAGTTGCACGTTTTTACATCATAAGCactttttaagatgaaatatgcATTATGTGAACAATATCCAGGACCTAGAGAACTACCAGAAAATGATTGTTGTCTGATAGTACAAGGGACTCGTCTTTACTATTCCTGCTTCATATCCCAATTAGAACATCAGTTCTAAAAAGTAAGTGTCAGCAgggatcaaaatatatttaatttttctattgtacAAAAAGTATTTATAGACATTCCATTATTACTTgtaatatttgtctttttaaaatttggaatcagAATTGAAGTTATTCTAACTTTTCCCAACTGcccatgaataaaataaatttcaccgAAGTCAGACCTAACAGCATCGGAAATACTATACATAAATTAACAAGATTACAAGTATTAAGGAATTTAGAATTACttcttaatattatcattttctcataaatctatcagtgaaaaaataaattaatataagatgACTATAATATCCAAGTCcaattcaaaatagttttcagGATATATGATTGAATGCAAAAATCTGGAAAGTTAGATGTGTGCTACCCAGATCTtcattctgaaatttcatttgaatttagaattcttttattggCTAAGCTAAAAACTTAACTAACTTTAGAACAAGAAAGATGCAGAATAGAGGAATCCCATATCTATGAGGAAGGGAGGGGGACTCAAGTTCCACTAATGATAAAGATTAAACAGATAATTGATTACCAAGGAAAccatttattgtttttcaataatgTTAATGGACATTAAtccttttcatgaattttattctaaTGCACATATCTAAAACCTGCAATTATTTAAGGCtatacttgaatttaaaaagcgatgtgtattaaaataaagaatttatttagtgAAGCTTAATGGAACAgtagactttgaaataagcaacaaaattagatttatatatctttgaaatgttccagatgtcttaatttttgaagaaattaaatgaaattgataataaaaatttcagtcaaacattaaaagaaaatggggtatgtattttatgtttcgagttttttttgtttttttttagctcATTAAAGATCAATTTCTAaagcatttaattggaataacaaaaattatattttattttgttccaaataaatttatattgggtaataagaaaaaaattaaaaattatatatcttaatgttttaaaaatatattttgttttaaaatgctttttaaaaaatttgatgtatttatattttaatacatataacatTTCATAAACCCTTAATAATACCTAAAAGTGCCTAACAGTCCTGTCCTTCCCATTAAACATTTgagatgaaatttatatatatatatatatataatccccATTTTCcaaattagaataaaaacaatattcaaatcatatgaaataaaatcaatcctttggaaattatacatataaaaaaaaacttacagttCTAAGCTGAGCTTGCGTACCGTCCGATAATGTAACAACAGCATTGTTAGGATCAACTTGTATGAGAGAAACTGTTCCATCAGGGTTGCTTATTGTCTGCACCATTGTCGGATAAGCATGTGTCGTTAATGGTTGAGCATACAAAgtctacagaaataaaaatccttagtaaaattttttcaatatatatattttttaattttcccaaacaaagtaaaattaaattattataaacttaaaaaaaaaaaaaaaaaaaaaaaaaattagagaagacTTACACCCTGAGTCCCAGTTAGCGATTCAATAGCTGATGCTTGAGCTTGAATTGCAGCTTTGGTTTTTTCTTTATCATCTTCATTTGTAAAGGCCGGAAGAAGATCTTCTCGCCCatgatatttataacaattaattacaatttgcCTCAAGGCATGTGTCCAAGAAACCTAATTAAGATAGGATTTATAGATTAGAAAAATACAACTTTAAGACTTTTTCCATCTACATACCAGCaactaaaatatgcaaaaaatacaactgtatataaataaacttgtcatttttcatcattttaaaggGCTTACAGAAAAAATAGGTATGGTACACAAAGTAGCAGAAATGAACAAGTGTTTAATGATAAGCATCTTGCTGTATAAATATTAGCATGTACATTTGAGATCGGTTTTAACAATGAAGCCGCAAAAGAAATCTAGGTAAGCAAGCAAGgagaaaaacctcataaattttcaaataaaaaaaatcaaaatgaagtgAAAAAGTCATGCTATAGTAAATTCATGGCTACATTCAAAAGCCTACATATAAACTGTACAAAGGAGGATAAATCATTTAtactcatttcaaaattcttacttAATGACTGAAAATAGAGTtaaataataccataataaaCCAGAGAAATTGCAAGTTGATTACTTTAAatacaacacacacacaaaaaaaataaccttttgttTATCTTCGTCTGTACGTGCGTCGCTTCTCACATTAGCCCAAGGCAGCTCTTTTGGCCACCATGCAGGCCTTGTAGATTCTCTACCCCAACCAGGTTTGCCCCTCCCAGTAGAATACTTTAACATCAACGGAATAAATGTGCGTAGTTGAGCCTAggagaaagaatatatttaatcttaacATACGATACACATTAAGATgaaaaatgttactaaaattcaatttatgtgTTAAGGATCCAAATCATCATTTCatcaatttaacaataaaattattttttaaagttacaattagAATTAAATGTGAACACTACAACGTATTTGATGTTACAGCCTAAACAGTTAATTAAGCCCTCGCATAATATATGTACTTTTCTATTAAACATCTATGTATTCAAAGGTGAAAGATTGcctaaacattttaaatgcttttcccttctctttaaatttaacaaaatctataaataaataaaacctctaTTAACAGTTAATAGATAATAACCATCAGCtaataacttgaaattaatatatcatgcatacaataaatacatatttcttgCACTATAATGTGctcaaattaatacaaaataaaaccaggagaaaatttctaaaagtttaaaatggaaatatgtacacaaaaccaaattttaaagaatattctaaaacaacatgcacaatttatttatacaagagcaaatagtacatttaaaaatgtaatagcacaaactcaaaaatattacaaGATGCCTGCAAAAATAAGCATTCTACAatgataaatttagattttaacaaGCTAATTCtgagccaatatatatatataaaaattattcatttactgGATTAGACTTGACAGCactatagttaaatttttataattttatgacatacaatggatttaaaaatttttagttgcCAAGATATTTATTGACTATTTACATTatgctaataaatattatttcacaatactccttaaattacatataaatgaaGTATTCCAAAACTGATCAACAGATTTTGaagctaataatataaaaattaaaagatactaGTCTAAATTGGAtgattatacataaatatatataaaaaaaaaccattattgcAAATGAAAAGAAACTACCTTACAATAAGTTATCTCCAAAACAAATTGCAAAATacccttaattaaaaaaattttatctgcaATGAAAAAGTGCATAATTGGAAACCTATCGAGTTGCAACtgtgcaataaatattaaaaatagtacgTTATATTTGATGTTATGCCgtataattaatttcttcctGATCCGATACACCTAATGGAACATGCCATTTG is part of the Argiope bruennichi chromosome 10, qqArgBrue1.1, whole genome shotgun sequence genome and harbors:
- the LOC129989142 gene encoding DNA-binding protein P3A2-like isoform X2, translated to MMIQLQGDMSFEGDGTETKVLLTAKQLENLPRDKVFLFSRMSTGSAISTDVTSTVNHSIIPDDMSDPSSSLDSPTFDDSDLLSSSNVADVTAQLAAAGPIGMAAAAAIATAKKRKRPHSFETNPSIRKRQQTRKLKATIDEYTIRVGQQAVVLVVTPGKPQNNFKVFGAHPLENVVRNCKNVIMQELESALAQQAPPQTQDDPTLHELPPLVIDGIPTPVEKMTQAQLRTFIPLMLKYSTGRGKPGWGRESTRPAWWPKELPWANVRSDARTDEDKQKVSWTHALRQIVINCYKYHGREDLLPAFTNEDDKEKTKAAIQAQASAIESLTGTQGTLYAQPLTTHAYPTMVQTISNPDGTVSLIQVDPNNAVVTLSDGTQAQLRTVLSSNADGELTAGTHQVNGQTVTPISIDLNGEGGAQAVATLTEATINPDGQIILTGEDGTQSAFPVSGMVSIPVSMYQTVVANISQLTDVQAHGIQVAMAPIVTESNSESPVNVTSTSENVNVLTAVTSSSAQVSEQS
- the LOC129989142 gene encoding DNA-binding protein P3A2-like isoform X1, giving the protein MMIQLQGDMSFEGDGTETKVLLTAKQLENLPRDKVFLFSRMSTGSAISTDVTSTVNHSIIPDDMSDPSSSLDSPTFDDSDLLSSSNVADVTAQLAAAGPIGMAAAAAIATAKKRKRPHSFETNPSIRKRQQTRLLRKLKATIDEYTIRVGQQAVVLVVTPGKPQNNFKVFGAHPLENVVRNCKNVIMQELESALAQQAPPQTQDDPTLHELPPLVIDGIPTPVEKMTQAQLRTFIPLMLKYSTGRGKPGWGRESTRPAWWPKELPWANVRSDARTDEDKQKVSWTHALRQIVINCYKYHGREDLLPAFTNEDDKEKTKAAIQAQASAIESLTGTQGTLYAQPLTTHAYPTMVQTISNPDGTVSLIQVDPNNAVVTLSDGTQAQLRTVLSSNADGELTAGTHQVNGQTVTPISIDLNGEGGAQAVATLTEATINPDGQIILTGEDGTQSAFPVSGMVSIPVSMYQTVVANISQLTDVQAHGIQVAMAPIVTESNSESPVNVTSTSENVNVLTAVTSSSAQVSEQS
- the LOC129989142 gene encoding DNA-binding protein P3A2-like isoform X3 produces the protein MSFEGDGTETKVLLTAKQLENLPRDKVFLFSRMSTGSAISTDVTSTVNHSIIPDDMSDPSSSLDSPTFDDSDLLSSSNVADVTAQLAAAGPIGMAAAAAIATAKKRKRPHSFETNPSIRKRQQTRLLRKLKATIDEYTIRVGQQAVVLVVTPGKPQNNFKVFGAHPLENVVRNCKNVIMQELESALAQQAPPQTQDDPTLHELPPLVIDGIPTPVEKMTQAQLRTFIPLMLKYSTGRGKPGWGRESTRPAWWPKELPWANVRSDARTDEDKQKVSWTHALRQIVINCYKYHGREDLLPAFTNEDDKEKTKAAIQAQASAIESLTGTQGTLYAQPLTTHAYPTMVQTISNPDGTVSLIQVDPNNAVVTLSDGTQAQLRTVLSSNADGELTAGTHQVNGQTVTPISIDLNGEGGAQAVATLTEATINPDGQIILTGEDGTQSAFPVSGMVSIPVSMYQTVVANISQLTDVQAHGIQVAMAPIVTESNSESPVNVTSTSENVNVLTAVTSSSAQVSEQS